A single genomic interval of Megalobrama amblycephala isolate DHTTF-2021 linkage group LG15, ASM1881202v1, whole genome shotgun sequence harbors:
- the LOC125247451 gene encoding trichohyalin-like, which produces MSSRESRAVVHSSARRRRWSKETAPDMSDLRIVLLGKSVSENSLVGNFLLGRAAFDSEAPPDVVERVGGRLKDRHVMVINSPQLLQTNISDHQITQTVRECVNLSDPGPHVIILLLKHDQCSAEDQECVQKVLDSFSECVYQHTMVLTTQEPTETNDILQKIIQKCFNRHFSLQRSSSPDDLLQMFEDIVTINDGRHLVCAEGSQYFTMEQQATERLSECLKLNLVVCGSDGTLKSSISELILRDVELHGRQISLVDLPALFNTRLSEEEVMRQTLCCVSLCHPGVHVFLLIVPDAPLNNEDKAEMEEIQRIFSSRINKHMMILIIQSSEHQTAELNEETQSVIESFGGRHHFFGPNTQVSTLMENIEKMLEENRGEFYSTETFLEAQMKKLMKYKEMKKKIHSLETHLLTQGSRENTDEVRIVLLGKTGVGKSATGNTILGRNAFTAETSQESVTKESRRETSEINGRHITVIDTPGLFDTELSNEEIQREIRHCISMILPGPHVFIIVLNLGQRFIKEEATSVKIIQETFGEKSLMYTMVLFTRGDDLKNKTIEQCLGKPGSPLMNLIEACGNRFHVFNNNQTGDRTQVSDLLEKIDNMVTANGGSFYSCKMFREMEREKQEQQMKILMDRDREREEVMKKLEEIRRERETFKNEIDQLKQEKEKIKTEKEKLQIKYDTEIERLRNRIENERQNHETERKKWEEEFDEREERQKTFMKEKEEREEKMCEMKREREEWEKQKLEEKRRREDEDEKRRHEFNQRLKEERERMKREKKDLQSKHDKEEKKMKILMENLNREREELMKKHVEEKERMKMMMEEERQNQDKERKRREEELKGEIREEEKHQREIRDEMRRERETFRHEIEEMKKEKENMKKEKENLKITYNTEIDRLMNRIENERQNHDKEKKRREEEFSEREEQYKREVKEKEELLKKHEEEKDRLKMTMEEERQNQDKQRKRREEEFREREERYKRIIKDREERENKMIEQMKLERMQWEKQKQEERQKREEEKKKQEEEQKSEQSPVSDQRKMSSPQQRIPINIQDIPVADHLLRRIVLLGKSGVGMSAAGNTILGQNEFKSVRSTSSVTSECSEAHVTVSGRSVSVVDTPGFVDTQIKPEYLVTGMARSVYISSPGPHAFLIVFDVNMRFSEQEQQIPEMIKMMFGQEVLKYSIILFTHGDQIEGESVEELIEENSALSHLVDQCGGRYHVFNNKDQRNREQVNDLLQKIDTMIEQNGGGYYSTEMFEEVQRFRCEEEERRQEVEKQIQEEIERLRKEREEKIRAEMRAEYESLESERQREERKQQNLNCVCS; this is translated from the exons ATGTCCAGCAGAGAAAGCAGAG CTGTTGTTCACAGTTCTGCTCGCAGGAGAAGATGGAGCAAAGAGACAGCACCCGACA tgagTGATCTGAGGATTGTTCTTCTGGGGAAGAGCGTGTCAGAAAACAGTTTAGTGGGAAACTTCCTGTTGGGACGAGCAGCGTTTgacagtgaagctcctccagaTGTTGTAGAGAGAGTCGGAGGAAGATTGAAGGACAGACACGTGATGGTCATCAACAGTCCTCAGCTGCTCCAGACAAACATCTCAGATCATCAGATCACACAGacagtgagagagtgtgtgaatcTGTCTGATCCAGGACCTCATGTGATCATTCTGCTCCTCAAACATGATCagtgttcagcagaagatcagGAGTGTGTGCAGAAGGTGCTGGACTCTTTCTCTGAGTGCGTTTATCAACACACCATGGTGCTCACCACACAAGAGCCCACTGAAACCAATGACATCCTACAGAAGATCATTCAGAAATGCTTCAACAGACACTTCAGTCTTCAGAGAAGCAGCTCTCCTGATGATCTTCTGCAGATGTTTGAGGACATTGTGACAATTAATGATGGACGACACCTGGTTTGTGCAGAAGGTTCACAGTATTTCACAATGGAGCAACAAGCCACAGAAAGAC TTTCAGAGTGTTTGAAGCTGAATCTGGTTGTGTGTGGGAGTGATGGGACATTAAAATCCTCCATATCAGAGCTGATCCTGAGAGACGTGGAGCTTCATGGACGTCAGATCAGTCTGGTGGATCTTCCAGCTCTGTTCAACACTCGTCTCTCAGAGGAGGAAGTGATGCGTCAGACTCTCTGCTGTGTGTCTCTCTGTCATCCTGGAGTTCATGTTTTCCTCCTCATTGTTCCTGATGCTCCCCTCAATAATGAAGATAAAGCAGAAATGGAGGAGATCCAGAGGATCTTCAGCTCCAGAATCAACAAACACATGATGATCCTCATAATACAGAGTTCAGAGCATCAGACAGCAGAACTTAATGAAGAAACACAGTCTGTCATTGAGAGTTTTGGAGGACGACATCATTTCTTTGGTCCCAACACACAAGTGTCCACATTGATGGAGAACATTGAGAAGATGCTGGAAGAAAACAGAGGAGAGTTTTACTCCACAGAGACATTTCTGGAGGCGCAGATGAAAAAACTGATGAAATATAAAGAGATGAAGAAGAAAATTCATTCACTGGAGACACATTTACTGACTCAAG GTTCAAGAGAAAACACAGATGAAGTGAGGATTGTGCTGCTGGGAAAAACTGGAGTTGGGAAAAGTGCAACTGGAAACACAATCTTAGGAAGAAACGCGTTTACAGCAGAAACATCTCAAGAGTCAGTGACTAAAGAGAGTCGGAGAGAAACATCTGAAATCAACGGCCGACACATTACTGTGATCGACACTCCAGGACTGTTTGATACTGAACTGAGTAATGAGGAGATCCAGAGAGAAATCAGACACTGCATCTCCATGATCCTGCCTGGACCACATGTGTTCATCATTGTGCTCAATTTAGGACAACGATTCATTAAAGAAGAAGCAACATCAGTGAAGATCATCCAAGAGACGTTCGGTGAGAAATCTCTAATGTACACCATGGTGCTCTTCACCAGAGGAGATGATCTGAAGAACAAAACCATTGAACAGTGTTTGGGAAAACCTGGATCTCCTTTGATGAATCTGATTGAAGCATGCGGAAACAGATTCCATGTGTTCAATAATAATCAGACTGGAGACCGAACACAGGTGTCTGATCTACTGGAGAAGATAGACAACATGGTGACAGCGAACGGAGGGAGTTTCTACTCATGTAAGATGttcagagagatggagagagaaaaacaagaaCAACAGATGAAGATCCTGATggacagagacagagaaagagaagaggtGATGAAGAAACTAGAAGAGATTAGACGAGAACGagagacatttaaaaatgaaattgatCAACTAAagcaagaaaaagagaaaataaaaacagaaaaagagaaactTCAGATCAAATATGACACAGAAATAGAAAGACTGAGGAACAGAATAGAAAATGAAAGACAGAATCAtgaaacagagagaaagaaatggGAAGAAGAGTTTGATGAGCGAGAAGAAcgacaaaaaacatttatgaaagagaaggaagagagagaggagaagaTGTGTGAGATGAAGAGAGAACGAGAGGAATGGGAGAAACAGAAACTAGAGgaaaagagaagaagagaagatGAGGATGAGAAAAGAAGGCATGAATTTAATCAGAGActgaaagaagagagagagagaatgaaaagagagaaaaaagatcTTCAATCTAAACATGACAAAGAAGAAAAGAAGATGAAGATCCTGATGGAGAATctgaacagagaaagagaagaactgatgaagaaacatgtggaagagaaagagagaatgaagatgatgatggaggAAGAACGACAGAATCAggacaaagagagaaagagaagagaagaagaacTCAAAGGAGAAATAAGAGAAGAAGAGAAACATCAGAGAGAGATACgagatgagatgagacgagaACGAGAGACTTTCAGACATGAAATAGAagaaatgaagaaagaaaaggagaatatgaagaaagaaaaagaaaatcttaaGATCACATACAACACAGAAATAGACAGACTGATGAACAGAATAGAGAATGAACGGCAGAATCAtgacaaagagaaaaagagaagagaagaagagtTTAGTGAGAGAGAAGAACAATATAAAAGAGAAGTGAAGGAAAAAGAAGAACTGTTAAAGAAACATGAAGAAGAGAAAGATAGACTGAAGATGACGATGGAGGAAGAACGACAGAATCAGGacaaacagagaaagagaagagaagaagaattcagagagagagaagaacgATATAAGAGAATAATTAAAGACAGAGAGGAAAGAGAGAATAAAATGATTGAACAGATGAAACTGGAGCGAATGCAGTGGGAGAAACAGAAACAAGAGGAAAGACagaaaagagaagaagagaagaagaAACAAGAAGAAGAACAGAAATCTGAACAAAGTCCAGTTAGTGATCAGAGGAAGA tgtCAAGTCCACAGCAAAGAATTCCCATTAACATCCAGGATATTCCTGTGGCTGATCATTTATTGAGACGGATTGTTCTTCTGGGTAAAAGTGGAGTTGGGATGAGTGCAGCTGGAAACACAATCCTGGGGCAGAATGAGTTTAAATCTGTGAGGAGTACGAGTTCAGTAACCAGTGAATGTTCAGAAGCTCATGTCACTGTTTCAGGCAGATCTGTGTCTGTAGTTGATACTCCTGGATTCGTTGACACACAGATCAAACCTGAATATTTAGTGACAGGGATGGCGAGAAGTGTTTATATATCCAGTCCTGGACCTCACGCTTTTCTCATTGTGTTTGATGTGAATATGAGATTCTCTGAACAGGAACAACAGATTCCTGAGATGATTAAGATGATGTTTGGTCAGGAGGtgttaaaatactccatcattctCTTCACTCATGGAGATCAGATTGAAGGAGAGTCTGTAGAGGAACTCATTGAGGAGAACAGTGCATTAAGTCATCTAGTTGATCAGTGTGGAGGCAGATATCACGTCTTCAACAATAAAGATCAGAGAAACAGAGAGCAGGTGAATGATCTACTGCAGAAGATTGACACAATGATAGAGCAGAATGGAGGAGGATACTACAGTACTGAGATGTTTGAAGAGGTTCAGAGATTCAGATGTGAGGAAGAAGAGAGGAGACAAGAAGTGGAGAAACAAATACAAGAGGAGATTGAGAGAttgagaaaagagagagaggagaaaatCAGAGCAGAGATGAGAGCTGAATATGAAAGTCTTGAatcagagagacagagagaggagagaAAACAACAAAATCTGAATTGTGTCTGTAGTTGA
- the LOC125246974 gene encoding immune-associated nucleotide-binding protein 9-like → MAHRSGVTRKQKLNLMLCGSDEKLKMSVSKLIREKKHMELHGRLISLVNLPALNQLSEEEVMCQTFNCVSLCDPGVHVFLLIVPDGPLNNEDEAEMKKVQKIFSSRFNKHMMILIIQEKGMISNLIIKTSPFHSSAAETETSLQTFGGHCFVLENISQVPDLLQDMENMVQENKGSSYTTFMYLQDQIELERNKHRAEIEELRSAMEKTKTAAETESDVGVRIVLLGKTGVGKSATGNTILKKTAFKSKLTSKSVTQECQKETTEFDRRQITVIDTPGLFDTGVDNVEIRKEIVKCVLMAAPGPHVFLLVIQLGRFTQEEKDAVKMIQEMFGDQSRMYTMVLFTRGDQLRGTIIQDFIEGDDNLQYLIHQCGNRYHVFNNETKVRKQVSELLDKIDCMVAVNGGSFYTNDMFQQVEKNIKEEQERIMKEKEEEIKRKEEQLKTKYEAEIEQMKKEKERERQEMQNELRKSEEEFKKKEEEIKKETDENVRKELQRKLEEQQKLFEEENKRKEKSLGEQQQNFIKHLEEKHEKEKQKYQEKFQLETREQAEREYNEKLEREVAKALEKKLTNRVKYASEWDNQVPVLGAAVGAAYGGVQDMVGWIFG, encoded by the exons GTGTCACCAGAAAACAGAAGCTGAACTTGATGTTGTGTGGAAGTGATGAAAAACTGAAGATGTCTGTATCTAAACTTATAAGAGAGAAGAAACACATGGAGCTTCATGGACGTCTGATCAGTCTGGTGAATCTTCCAGCTCTCAATCAGCTCTCAGAGGAGGAAGTGATGTGTCAGACCTTCAACTGTGTGTCTCTCTGTGATCCTGGAGTTCATGTTTTCCTCCTCATTGTTCCTGATGGCCCACTTAATAATGAAGACGAAGCAGAAATGAAGAAGGTCCAAAAGATATTCAGCTCAAGATTCAACAAACACATGATGATCCTCATAATCCAAGAGAAGGGCATGATTAGTAATCTGATTATTAAAACCAGTCCATTTCATTCTTCAGCTGCTGAGACAGAGACATCTCTTCAGACATTTGGAGGTCATTGTTTTGTTCTGGAGAACATCTCACAGGTTCCAGATCTACTGCAGGATATGGAGAATATGGTACAGGAGAACAAAGGAAGTTCCTACACAACATTCATGTACCTTCAGGATCAAATTGAGCTGGAGAGAAACAAACACAGAGCTGAAATAGAGGAACTGAGAAGTGcaatggaaaaaacaaaaacagctg CTGAAACAGAAAGTGATGTTGGTGTGAGGATTGTTTTGCTGGGAAAGACGGGTGTTGGGAAGAGTGCAACAGGAAACACCATActgaaaaaaacagcttttaaatcAAAACTGACTTCAAAGTCAGTGACCCAAGAGTGTCAGAAAGAAACGACAGAGTTCGACAGAAGACAGATAACTGTGATCGACACTCCAGGACTGTTTGATACTGGAGTTGATAATGTTGAGATCAGGAAGGAGATTGTGAAGTGTGTCTTAATGGCGGCACCTGGACCACATGTGTTTTTGCTGGTGATTCAACTGGGACGATTCACTCAAGAGGAGAAAGATGCTGTGAAGATGATCCAGGAGATGTTTGGTGATCAATCCAGAATGTACACCATGGTGCTTTTCACCAGAGGAGATCAACTGAGAGGAACAATAATTCAAGATTTTATTGAAGGTGACGATAACTTACAATACCTCATCCATCAGTGTGGAAACAGATACCATGTGTTCAATAATGAGACAAAAGTTCGAAAACAGGTTTCTGAGCTGCTGGATAAGATTGACTGTATGGTGGCAGTAAATGGAGGGAGTTTCTACACCAATGACATGTTCCAGCAGGTGGAGAAAAACATCAAAGAGGAACAAGAGAGAATcatgaaagagaaagaagaagAGATCAAGAGAAAAGAAGAGCAGCTGAAAACCAAATATGAAGCTGAAATAGaacaaatgaagaaagaaaaggagagagaaagacaagAGATGCAGAATGAACTGAGAAAAAGTGAAGAGgaatttaaaaagaaagaagaggAGATCAAGAAAGAAACAGATGAGAATGTACGAAAAGAGCTGCAGAGAAAACTGGAGGAGCAGCAGAAACTTTTTGAAGAGgagaataaaagaaaagaaaaatctcTAGGAGAACAACAACAGAACTTCATAAAACACCTGGAAGAAAAAcatgagaaagaaaaacaaaaataccaGGAGAAATTTCAACTTGAAACTAGAGAACAAGCAGAGCGTGAATATAATGAAAAACTTGAGAGAGAAGTAGCTAAAGCTTTAGAGAAAAAACTAACAAACAGAGTAAAGTATGCTTCTGAGTGGGATAACCAAGTTCCTGTTCTTGGAGCAGCTGTTGGAGCAGCGTATGGTGGTGTTCAAGACATGGTGGGTTGGATTTTTGGCTAA